The following coding sequences lie in one Spinacia oleracea cultivar Varoflay chromosome 1, BTI_SOV_V1, whole genome shotgun sequence genomic window:
- the LOC110798996 gene encoding uncharacterized protein has product MAMMFIWQLWNLRNLWVFEKKKVEPVLACNRTINLLVEFELAGEREEPPPKPEAHEIQTWQPPHSPLFKVNVDAAVTGSKFGLGMVVRDEVGDVLMSAGSSCQAEGDPLHAEAKAMFFGFKYAFDVGFRSIVMESDCANLVQLAMGKTRVRTRTQVIVDDILALAPNFEYCLFVFAIRSCNRVAHSIAKSSLTLEEVVVWMEDHPLDVLPLVLADKPFE; this is encoded by the coding sequence ATGGCAATGATGTTCATATGGCAACTATGGAACCTGAGGAACCTATGGGTGTTTGAGAAAAAGAAGGTGGAGCCGGTACTGGCCTGCAATAGAACCATAAATCTACTGGTGGAGTTTGAACTAGCGGGGGAGCGCGAGGAACCTCCCCCTAAGCCCGAGGCACATGAGATACAAACATGGCAGCCACCACACTCACCCCTCTTCAAGGTAAATGTCGATGCGGCTGTCACAGGTAGTAAATTTGGATTGGGCATGGTGGTACGAGACGAGGTGGGAGATGTATTGATGTCGGCAGGTTCGAGCTGCCAGGCTGAAGGTGACCCCCTCCATGCAGAGGCCAAGGCAATGTTCTTTGGGTTCAAGTATGCATTTGACGTTGGTTTTCGCTCAATTGTGATGGAGTCGGATTGTGCGAACCTCGTGCAACTGGCGATGGGAAAGACAAGGGTGCGAACCCGGACTCAAGTGATCGTGGATGATATTCTAGCTTTAGCGCCTAATTTTGAGTATTGCTTGTTTGTATTTGCTATTAGATCATGTAATAGAGTGGCTCACTCCATAGCCAAAAGCTCCCTCACCCTTGAGGAAGTGGTAGTTTGGATGGAAGACCACCCTTTGGATGTTTTACCTCTTGTCCTAGCTGACAAGCCCTTTGAATAA